The Paraburkholderia caffeinilytica genome segment TCGGAGGCTGCCATTGGCGGTGGCGTCGAGTCGATGTCGCGAACGGTCATTGGCGCGGACTCAGGCGCATGGAGCGCTGACCCATGGGTCGCCTACCACAACTATTTCGCGCCGCAGGGAATCGGTGCGGATCTGATTGCGTCGATTGACGGATACACGCGTGCCGATGTCGACACGTTCGCGCTCGAAAGTCAGCGCCGGGCGGCACACGCGTGGAAGAACGGTTACTTCACGAATTCGATCGTGCCGGTACGCGACCTGCTCGACGAAGTGATCCTCGATCGCGACGAGTACATTCGCCCTGATACGACGCTCGAAGGGTTGGCCAACCTGAAACCGGCGTTTACGGCGCTCGGGATCACGGCGGGTTTCGACACAGTCGCGTTGCAACGCTATCCACAGGTTGAAGCGATTGAGCACGTGCATACCGGCGGTAACTCGAGCGGCATCGTGGACGGTGCGGCTGCTGTACTACTTGGGAGCGAAACATTTGGTACTGCGACTGGCCTGAGCGCGAGGGCGCGAATCAAAGGTTTCGCATCGATGGGCAGCGAGCCGACGATTATGCTGACCGGCCCTGCGCCGGTCACGCAGAAGCTGCTGAAGCGCCTCGGCATGACGGTTGCCGATATCGACCTGTTCGAAATCAACGAAGCGTTCGCGTCGGTCGTGCTTCGCTTTATTCGCGCGATGCAACTTGATCCTGAACGGGTCAACGTCAATGGCGGCGCGATTGCGATGGGCCACCCACTCGGCGCCACGGGCGCGATGATTCTTGGCACTGTGCTTGACGAACTCGAACGCCGCGATCTGAACACCGCGCTCATTACGCTTTGCGCGGGCAACGGTCTTGCCACCGCGACCGTTATTGAGCGTGTCTGAGCCGCCTGACTATCGAATACATGGAATTTCGAGCATGCAAACACTGACTATGCATGTCGATGCGCAAGGCATCGCACTGATTACGCTGAACGATCCGGCACGACCGATGAACGTCGTCGGTCCAGCGTTTATTGACGATTTCATCGAGGCAATCGAACGAGTGGCGACCGATCCGTCGATCGTTGGCGCGATCGTCACATCCGCGAAGCCGGCTTTCATGGCTGGCGCCGACCTCAAGCATCTGATGAGCCTTTTTGATGCCGGCGTGTCGCGGCAGCAGGCATTTGCGCTGAGCCGGCGCGCTTCCGTTGAGATGCATCGGCGGCTCGAGACATGCGGCAAGCCGTTCGTGTCGGCGATCAATGGACTGGCGCTCGGTGGTGGGTTCGAGCTCTGCCTCGCCTGTCACTGGCGTGTGATTGTCGACGATCCGAAAGCCGTAGTCGGTTTGCCGGAGGTCAACGTTGGCCTGCTGGCCGGCTCGGGCGGAACACAGCGACTGCTGCGCATGATCGGGGTCGACAAGGCGCTGCCTTTGCTGTTAGACGGCAAGTCCGTGACGCCGCAGGAAGCACTCGCGCTAGGCATGGTCGACGCAGTGGTTCCCGCAACCGAGTTACTCCCAACCGCGCGCAGATGGTTGATCGAGACGCCCAACCCGGTGCGCAAGTGGGACACGAAGAACTATCGGCTGCCTGAAGGGGCGGGGCTGCTCAGTTCGTCGCTGGCGACAACGTACTCGATGAACGTTGCGAAAGTCGGCGCGAAAACCTTTCACAACTATCCTGCACCCATTGCGATTCTCGATTGCGTGTTCGAAGGTGCGTTGATGCCGTTCGACAAGGCGCTGACTGTGGAATCGAAGCACTTCGCGCGGCTGATGTCGGGTCCTGTCGCGCGCAATATCGTCCGGACCAACTTCGTGAACAAGGGGTTGGCCGATCGACTGGCACGCCGTCCGGAAGGGGTGCCAAAGTTCGATGCCCGCAAGATCGGCGTACTGGGCGCGGGAATGATGGGCTCAGGCATTGCGTACGTCGCGGCACTGGCGGCCATTGACGTGGTGCTGCTGGATGCGACGCAGGAACAGGCGGAACGCGGCCGCGACTACTCGCGCAAGCTGCTGGCCGGCGCGGTCGAGCGCGGACGGCGCGACCAGGCCAGCGCCGACGCGATCCTCGCGCGCATCACTGCGACGTCCAGTTATAGCGCGCTCGCCGATTGCGATCTCGTCATCGAAGCGGTGTTCGAAGACAAGTCGGTAAAAGCAGATGTAACGCGCCAGGCGGAGGCAGTGTTGCAGAAGTCGGCATTCTTTGCCAGCAACACGTCAACGCTCCCGATCTCCGAGCTTGCCCGGCAGTCGGACCGGCCTGAGCGCTATATCGGTCTACATTTCTTTTCGCCGGTCGACAGGATGCCGCTGGTCGAAATCATAGTCGGCAAGCAGACCAGCGAGACGACTGTCGCACAGGCGCTCGATCTGGTCGCTCAACTGCGGATGACACCCATCGTTGTCAACGACAGCCGCGGCTTCTACACGAGCCGGGTGTTCCAGACGTTCATTCACGAAGGCATGCGCATGCTTGAAGAGGGCGTTGAGCCGGCCTTGATCGAGAACGCCGCGCGCTTCGCCGGGATGCCTGTAGGCCCGCTTGCGGTGCTTGACGAAGTCTCGATTGAACTGCCGTGGAAGATCGTGATGCAGTCACGCGAGGCACTCGGCGACGCATATGACCTACCCTGTTCGTATGACGTCATGCGGCGGATGCTCGACGAATTCAAACGACCGGGCCGGCGCGGCGGTGGTGGTTTTTACGACTATCCGGAAGGAGGTAAAAAGCGCCTTTGGAGCGAGCTAAAGTCGGCGTTTCCGCCGGTCGCGCCGCAACCTTCCGTCGATGAAGCCGGTAAGCGGATTCTCTATATCCAGGCGCTAGAAACGGCGCGCTGTCTGGAAGAGGGCGTGCTCACGCATGCCGCCGACGCTGATATCGGCTCGGTGCTCGCCTGGGGTTTCCCGTCGTACACAGGCGGCACACTGTCATTGATCGACGCCGTTGGGCTAAGCACGTTTATTGAAGAGTGTGAACGCATGGCAGCTGCTTACGGCCCGCGCTTCAAACCCTCGGCATGGCTGCGCGAGCGGGCGATTCGAGGCCACCTCTTTCACGCGGTGGCCGGGCATGCGTCCGAAGCCGTCGCGTAACTGCATAGCGTCGAGGGATACCCCATGCGGCGACTGATTTTCGAGGCAGAACACGAGCAGTTTCGCGATTCGGTGCGGCGTTTTTTTCAGCGCGAGATCGAACCCCATGCCGCGCGCTGGCGCGAGCAGGGCATCGTCGACCGTTGGGCCTATGAGAAGGCTGGGCAGCAGGGCTATTTGCTGATGTGGGCCGACGAGCAATACGGCGGCGCTGGCGTGTGCGATTTCCGCTACGAACAGATCGTCTATGAGGAGAACATCCGTCATGGCGAGCCCGGCTTCTACATCAATCTGCACTCCGGTCTCGTCGCGCCATACATCGGCAAACTCGGCAATGACGAGCAGAAGCAACGGATACTGCCTGGCTGCATCGACGGCACGACGATTCTCGGCATTGCGATGACTGAGCCCGGCTCGGGCAGCGATCTGGCCGGGATGAAGGCGCACGCGAAAGACTGCGGTGATCACTGGCTGCTGAACGGATCCAAGACCTACATCTCGAACGGTCAACTCGGTGATCTGTTCATCGTGGCGGCGCGTACGGTGCCGGAACAGCGTTACGGTATCGGGCTTTTTCTTGTCGAAGCGGACCGGCCCGGCTTTCGGCGCGGCAACCGGCTGCACAAGATGGGGCTGGCTGCTCAGGATACGTCGGAACTGTTCTTCGACGACGTCAAGGTGCCGAAGTCGAACGTGCTCGGCGATCCGACGAAGGGCTTCGGCTATCTTGCGCGGTCTTTGAGCGGTGAACGGCTGATCGCGGCGGTCGGCTCGATGGCGGCGGCGCAGACTGCATTTGACCTCACGCTTGACTTCATCAAGGACCGCCATGCCTTCGGCCGCGCGATCGGTACGTTTCAGAACAGCCGGTTCACGATGGCGTCGCTGCGCGCACAACTCGATGCGATCCAGACTTTCGTCGACCAGTGTGTGATCGCGTACAACGCCGACGAACTGACTGCGGAGATCGCCGCCGAGGCCAAGCTGCTGTCGAGCGAACTGGAGAATCGCGTGATCGACGACTGTGTGCAGCTGCACGGCGGCGCGGGCTATATGGAGGAATACCGCATCTGCCGGATGTATACCGACGCGCGCGTGACGCGCATTTTCGCGGGCTCGTCCGAGATCATGAAGGAGATCATCGGGCGCGGTCTGGGACTCGACGAACGCAGGGGGAGCTGATCATGGGTCCGTTGCACGGAGTTCGTGTCGTCGAGATTGCGGGGTTGGGCGCGGCACCTTATGGCGCGATGATGCTGGCTGATATGGGCGCTGACGTGGTGCGCATCGACCGCCCAGACGGTGACCAACACACGCCGGACACTTCGCCGCTGTTGCGCAACCGGCGCTCGATTGCGCTCGACCTGAAGCAGCCGGAGGGCGTTGCGAGCGCGCTCGCGCTGATCGACAAGGCCGAAGTGCTGATCGAAGCGTTTCGCCCGGGTGTTGCCGAGCGGCTTGGCATCGGTCCGGAGATCTGTCTGGAGCGTAACGCGAGGCTCGTCTATGCGCGCATGACCGGATGGGGACAGCAAGGGCCGCTCTCGCAGCGTGCGGGGCATGACCTGAATTACATCGGCATCAGCGGGTTGCTCAATCAGATCGGACCGACGGGCGGCAAGCCGGCGGTGCCGCTCAATGTGATCGGTGACTTCGGCGGCGGCGGTCTGCTGCTAGCCTACGGCGTAACGTGCGCGTTGCTGGAGGCTCGTGTTTCGGGACTTGGGCAGGTGGTCGACGCGGCGATGCTCGATGGGGCGGCTTCGTTTCTCGGCATGTTTTTTGGCTATCGCGCGGACGGAAAATTCATTGATGGCGTGGGCCGCAATTTCCTTGGCGGAGGCGCTCACTACTACGACACCTATCAAACCCAGGACGGCAAGTTTCTGTCTGTCGCGCCAATCGAGCCGCAGTTCTATGCGGCGTTTCTCGAGCGGCTCGGGGTGGACACCGAGCGCTTCATGTCAGCGGGTTATCCGTCGCATACTGCGCGCAACATCGAACACGACTGGCCCGAGCTGAAAGCCGAACTCGCGGCGATCTTCGTTACCCGGCCACGCGACGAATGGTGTCGCGTGTTCGAAGGTGCAGATGTTTGTGTCACGCCGGTGTTGAGTCTGCAGGAGGCGCTTCAGCATCCTCACAACGTGGCCCGCGAAACCTTCGTCGAGGTCGATGGAGTTGCCCAAAATGCGCCGGCGCCGCGCTTCAGCCGTACGCCGGCCGGCCTGCCGCGTGGACCTCGCCCGGCAGGTGCCGACGTCGATGCGATTGTGGCCGACTGGGACCTTGATCGCACCCTGTTTGAACGAGCCAGTCGAGCTAACCATCAAGGAACTCAATGATGAACGCGAATGACTTACCGTCGCTGCTCTCGACGAGCGATACCGATCCCCATACGTTCTATGACGCGATGCGCGAACGCACTCCAGTGCTGTGGGACGAGCGGATGAAAGGCTGGCTCGTACTGTCGTACGATCTGTGCAAACAGGTCCTTTCCGATGAAGGGCACTTCCGCCATCCATATGCTGACGCGGACGCCACAATGATCGAAGTGAAGGGCGGCCGGCGCAACGTCACGGTCTTGCAAGGTGCGGAGCATGACCGGATGCATCGCTATGTGGTGCAATTGTTCAAGCCGGCGAATATTGCTGTCTACACTGAGCATCACATTCGCCCCGTCACAAAGTTTCTGATCGATCGCTTTGTGCAGCGGGGCAGCGCAGAACTGTTCAGCGAGCTCGCGTTGCAACTGCCTTGCAGGGCGTTCATGTCGCTGTTCGGGATGGATGCACTCGACGACGCGTTCTTGCACCGGGTCATGCGGCTTCACGACGACATCATGGTCTGGGCAGGTGGCCGGCACTTTCTCGGCGAGGACGCGACCCAGCGCGCGCTCGATGCGTCGCACCAACTCAATGCGATCTTGCTGCCGTATGTGCGTAGTCGGCGTGACAATCCGACCAACGATCTGATCAGCCGGCTCTGGGCGGAAGCCCCCGAAGTGTTGGCAGATGCAACCGAGGAGGACGTGCTGGCCACCTGCCGCGAACTGTATCTGGCCGGCAGCGACACGACGGTTCATGCGTTGTCGAACGCAATCTATGTGTTGCTCACGGAGCGTGCGGTATTCGAACGGGTTAGCGGAGACCGTGGCGAGGCGCTGACGAGCTTTATTGAGGAAGTGATGCGGGTCTGGGGTTCTGTCCAGTACCGCTATCGTGTCGCAAACGAGGACATCGAACTGGGCGGCATGCCGGTCCGCAAGGATCAGGTTATCTTTACGATCAACGCGGCGGCTAACCGCGACCCGGCGCATTATTCTGCGTGTCCGGCTCATGTCGATCTCGATCGACCGGCGGTGCGCGACCACCTCGCGTTCAATGTCGGACCGCGCAGTTGCGCGGGCGCGCAACTCGCGCGCGCGGAAATGCGGTTGGCGCTGAATGCTCTGCTGGACCGACTACCGGATCTGCGGCTCGATCCCGCTGCGGAACCGCCTCGTTTCCAGGGAATGTTCACGCGCTCGTTCAGGCCATTGAACGTCGTGTTCGCTCCGCAACGATGAGTTGCGGAGCGGCTCCCTTCATTACGGATGCGTGAGGGGAGCAGACGATGTACGCCTCGCGTTTCAGAACTCGACGTTAGCCGCACCCTTCAGGCACAAGATCTCGCGTGCTTCCTCCGGTGTAGCGGGTTCGAGTCCCAGACCACGCAATAACTCCTTTGCCTTTTCGACCTGCTCGGCATTCGAACTTGCCAGCTTGCCCTTGCCGATCCACAGACTGTCCTCGAGACCGACGCGCAGATTGCCCCCCATCGAGGCGGCCATCGCGGCGATCGGCATCTGGTTGCGTCCGGCACCCAGCACCGACCACCGATAGTCGGTGCCGAACAGTCTGTCGGCGGTGCGCTTCATATGCATCACGTCGTCGGGATGCGCACCGATGCCGCCGAGTATGCCGAAGACGGTCTGCACGAAGAAGGGCGGCTTGACGAGGCCGAGATCGACGAAGTGTGCAAGGTTGTACAGATGCGCAGTGTCATAACATTCGAACTCGTAGCGCGTGCCGCTCGCCGACAGTTCGCGCAACGCGTATTCGATGTCGCGATAAGTGTTGCGGAAGATCAGGTCCTTACTGTTCTCCAGATAGGGTCGTTCCCAGTCGTGTTTGAACTCGGTGAAACGTTGCAGCATCGGAAAGAGGCCGAAGTTCATCGAGCCCATGTTCATCGAGGCGACTTCGGGCTTGAATACAATGGCAGGCTTGATACGCTCGTGGACGGGCATGTACGGCGAACCACCGGTCGTCAGGTTGACGATCGCGTCGCAGGCCGCCTTGATCGTCGACAGGAACGGTGCGAAGGCTTCTGGCCGCTGATCCGGCCGGCCATCTTTCGGATCGCGCGCATGTAGATGCACGATCGCCGCGCCGGCTTGCGCCGCTGCGATCGCCGCAGTGGCAATCTCAGCCGGTGTGACGGGCAGATGCGGTGACATCGACGGCGTATGGATCGCGCCGGTGATGGCGCACGTGATGATGACTTTTTTCGATTCGGCCATGGTTACTCCTGTTCTGTTGCAGCTTGAGTCCTGGCAAGCCGTGCCTCTTGGAAAGAGCGTATCAGGCACATCAGGTGTTCTAGGTCGCACCGACACTGCCGCCGTCAAGCGGCAGCACGGCGCCGGTTACGTAGGCGGATGCGCGGGATGCGAGGTAGATGGCCGTGCCGGCGACGTCGTCGGGTTCCCCGAAGCGCCCGCACGGAATGCGTTCGCACACGGCTTGCTTGACCGAGTCCGGCACGCCTTCGGTGAGCTTCGATGGAAACGGGCCGGGCGCGATCGCATTGACGTTGACGTGCTCAGCGCCGAGACGGCGCGCGAGTGCTCGCGTCAGGTGATGCAGACCGGCCTTGGACGCCACGTAAGAATAGTTTTCGCGTCCGGAAATCCGCAGTCCGCCGATCGAGCCCACGTTAATTATCCGCGCGGGCGCGTCGGCGCTTGCTCCGTTGCGTAGTGCCGGCAGCAGCTTTTGCGTCAGAAAGAAGACCGCCTTCAGGTTCAGCCCCATTACGGCGTCCCAGCTTTCTTCCGAAAACGTGTCGATGGATTCGTCGGCGAGCGCACCAGCATTGTTGACGAGGATGTCGAGCCGCGAATGGCGGCTCATCACGGTGTCGGCAATCCGCGAACGGTCGGCGGCGGATGACAGATCGGCCGGCAACGCGATACAGCGGCCTGTGCCGCCCAGGTCGGCTGCGACCTGCGCACAGGCCGTCTGGTTGCGCGCGACCACGTACACGTGCGCGCCGTGCTCGACAAAACCGCGCGCGATCATCAGGCCGATGCCGCTCGTCGCGCCGGTCACGAGCGCTATCTTGCCGTGGATGGAGAAGAGATTGTCTTTCATCGTTCGTCGATGGGTCGATGGATCGTCGATAGGTAGTCGAGTAGTGCTTACGCAGCAGAGGACTGGGCGATCATGCGTGCAACGTCCGCGTATTGAGGGACGTGCGCCGAAAAGCCGCCGTCGACGGGAATGGTCTGGCCAGTGATAAAGCGTCCCGCGTCGGACGCGAGAAACACGACCGTCGCGGCGATATCGCTGGGTTCGCCGAGTGACGGGCTCAGTTGATGCTCGAGTAGAAAATCGAGTTCCTGCCGGCTGAGATTTGTCTTGACCGCGTCGGTGCCGATCAGTCCGGCAGCGATCGTATTGGCGCGCACGCCCTGCTTGCCGTACTGCGTCGCAATGAAACGTGTCAGGCCGATCAGCGCCGCTTTCGAAGTTCCGTATGCCGTGCGGGTGAGATCCCCGAACAGGCCGAGACCCGAGGCCATGTTGATGACAGCACCACCGCCGCGCTCCAGCATCTGCGGGATCGCATACTTGCAGCACAGCATTGCGCCACGCACGTTGATGTTCATTGTCCGGTCCCAGGTTTCGACATCCATCTGGATCACGTCGAGGTCGCGCGCGAAGTGCGCCGCCGATGTCACCGCGGCATTGTTGAACAGCAGATCGATGCCGCCGAACCTTTGACGTGCTGCCTCGGTCATGGCGCGAATTTGCGCCTCATCGGCGATGTCGGTGCGTATGGCGATGGCCTGTCCGTCACGCGCGGCAATCGCAACGGCAACCCGGTGTGCGGCTTCGCCGTCGAGATCGGCGATGACCACCGCCGCACCTTCTTCGGCCAACCGGTGCGCAGTGGCTTCCCCAATGCCGGAGCCTGCTCCGGTGATGACCGCAATCTTTTTCTCGAGTACTTTCATGACGTCGTGGACTCCAGTGTATGAATGTTTGCCGGCTTGCTTTGATAGCGTGTCAGGTGCTGACAGTCGTCTACATGGTTCGTCTCGCTTCGGTGATTTCGACGGTGCCTGCGGTCGCGCCCGATGCATCCGCCCGAACCGGTAACGATCCCGACTATTCCGTCTAGTGCGCCCTTCCGGTTTCCATCGGTTGTCGGTCTGAAGCAGAGTGCTGGTTTACCGTCTGGCGGTCCGGATATCAGGCTGGCGCGGCCCACATCGCAGGCAGCCCGATATCGGTCATAGCGACTACCTGCCTGAGTAACAGCTTCAGGCAAACCGATTCCCAGTAGCCGAGCTGTGCAAAGATTTCCGCCTCGATTGCCTTCGCGGCGGCCATGACCCGCAGCGTCGTTTCGCGCCCTTCAGGCGTCAGCGTGAGGCGGGCTGCCATCGCGTCGGTGGCCGGTGTCGTGTAATGGACCAGGTGTCGCCCGGCTAGTGACTGGACGGTGTCGGACGTGACGCAATGCCCGGTGACTGAAAACATCGCGTCGATCTCGCTGAGCGTTCGTCCGTCCTGCGCGACGAGACTGCTGAGCACGAAGAACTCCGAATCCGACAGTCCATGAGACGCATGAGCGGCCCGAATGCGTGAATAGATCTGATAGTGGGCACGCGGTAGCAGATAGTCGAGGAAGTCTTCCTTGAAGCTCGCCGGTCCTTCTGCCGACGTTTCGTCCGTGTCGCGTGGCGGCAACTTCAGGTTTTTCAACGCCAGACCGTAGCTGCCGCCATGGAAGACGAGCGGCGGATGCTCGCTGCGGTCGAAGTCGAGCACCTCGCCGACAAGGATCAGATGGTCGCCGCCGTCGTAGCGAAACGATGTCCTGCATTGCAGACGCGACGCACAGCCACGCAACAGCGGCACACCGCCTGTGCCCGCATCAGTTTCCACGCCGGCGAATTTGTCGTGGCCGCTCTTTGCGAAGCGATTGGACAGGTCCTGCTGGTCGGCAGCGAGAATGTGGACGGCCCAGTGTCCGGCCCGACTGAAAGCGTCGATATTGCGTGACGTTTTCGCCAGACTCCATAGCACTAGCGGGGGCGACAGCGAAACCGTATTGAAGCTATTGGCCGTCAGTCCGACGCGTTCGCCGCTTTCGGTGCAGGTCGTGATGATCGTCACGCCTGTCACGAAAGTGGCGAGCGTTTTGCGGAATTCGGTTGTGTCGAAAGAAGAGAGTTCAGCCATCGTCCATTCCATTTGCTATCGCCGCTGCGAGATTCAGCGTTGTGCGCCGGTCTTTTCTTCCGTCGCGATCGCACCCTGCGGACATGCGGCTGCGGCTTCTTTCGCGGCTTTCTCCAGACCCGCCGGCACAAGATCGCTCTCGACATAGACGATACCGTTGTCATCGAGCTTGTAAACGCTGGGGCAGATTTCGGCGCATACGCCGTAGCCGCAGCACGCGGCGCGGTCGACGATCACCGTGAGCTGCAACGGCACGGGCGAGGATGGCGAGGGTCGCATACGGTGTCTCCTGTTTTTGTGCTTGTCGCTACATTGGCGTGTATGCACATATTGAACAGAATAGTATCTATGTGTTCATTTTGACAAGTGCAAGTAAACCCTGCTCTATGCCTTGTGAATTCATGGCGACTTACCGGTGCTTTCCAATTAATAGACAAAAAGTAATATTGTTGTATTATTTGTTCAAGAATTGGACAGGATCCCGACGACTGTCGAGAAGGCGCTATGGGTGGTTGCCTGTAGCGTGGGACGGGTGTCGGTGGAGATCAACGGTTCTGGAAAGACAAGGCATTCAATGGCGCGGGCGTCGGGTGTGAAGAGAACGGATGGGCGCGTCGCAACGCCGCCCAAGCGGAACACAAGGGCGAGTGAGCGGCGCCTGCGTTCATTCGGGCGTGAGGAAAGTGTCGACCGGATTCTCGACGCGACCGTCGAAGCGATCGGCCGGCGCGGGTTGCTGCGTTTGTCGCTGAGTGACGTCTGCCGTGTCGCTGGGGTGGCGCGCGGCACGCTCTATCGATACTTCTCGACCAAAGAAGCGTTGCTCGAAGGACTCGGCGCGCGTGAACGCCATCGCCTGGCGGCGTCCGTCAGCGCTTTGATGGAGCGAAGTGGCGATCCCGAAGAGCGTAAGAATGGTGTCCTCGCGATCCTGGTCGAGCAGGAAGCGAACACTGAACTCGCGCGGCTGCTCGAGATGGAGCCGGCGTTCGTGTTCGATTTCTTCGCACGGTCACTCCCGCTCTATGCGGAGCAGATCGGCGAAGCGCTCGGACCTTATCTGCGCGACGTCGATGCGTTGTTGGGAATTACGGGCGACCCGGCGATGCTAGCCGAACTGGTCCTGCGCGTGCGGCTTTCGCTGCTGGTCATGCCGGCATCGGGACGATCGTCGGATTTGCCGGCGCGCCTGAAAAAAATGTGGGACGGAATGATCGACCAGGCAGCGTCGCCGGTCTGAATCTCGCTTGCCTGTCACTGGCAGGACGGCACGAATAGCTTGGGAAGCTAACCCTCTGGAGCAATTGTCGAGCATGCCAAAAATCACCTTCGTCGGGGCCGACGGCACCCGTACGAGTATCGAGGAGTCTGTGGGCGTAAGCCTGATGCAGGCCGCTATCAATCACGGTGTGCCGGGGATCGTAGGAGAATGCGGCGGAGCATGTTCATGCGCGACCTGCCATATCTTCGTCGATGAGCCGTGGGCGAGCCGGCTTGCTCCACCCGGTGATATGGAGGACG includes the following:
- a CDS encoding flavin reductase, whose translation is MAELSSFDTTEFRKTLATFVTGVTIITTCTESGERVGLTANSFNTVSLSPPLVLWSLAKTSRNIDAFSRAGHWAVHILAADQQDLSNRFAKSGHDKFAGVETDAGTGGVPLLRGCASRLQCRTSFRYDGGDHLILVGEVLDFDRSEHPPLVFHGGSYGLALKNLKLPPRDTDETSAEGPASFKEDFLDYLLPRAHYQIYSRIRAAHASHGLSDSEFFVLSSLVAQDGRTLSEIDAMFSVTGHCVTSDTVQSLAGRHLVHYTTPATDAMAARLTLTPEGRETTLRVMAAAKAIEAEIFAQLGYWESVCLKLLLRQVVAMTDIGLPAMWAAPA
- a CDS encoding ferredoxin, with amino-acid sequence MRPSPSSPVPLQLTVIVDRAACCGYGVCAEICPSVYKLDDNGIVYVESDLVPAGLEKAAKEAAAACPQGAIATEEKTGAQR
- a CDS encoding TetR/AcrR family transcriptional regulator, whose product is MKRTDGRVATPPKRNTRASERRLRSFGREESVDRILDATVEAIGRRGLLRLSLSDVCRVAGVARGTLYRYFSTKEALLEGLGARERHRLAASVSALMERSGDPEERKNGVLAILVEQEANTELARLLEMEPAFVFDFFARSLPLYAEQIGEALGPYLRDVDALLGITGDPAMLAELVLRVRLSLLVMPASGRSSDLPARLKKMWDGMIDQAASPV
- a CDS encoding 2Fe-2S iron-sulfur cluster-binding protein — encoded protein: MPKITFVGADGTRTSIEESVGVSLMQAAINHGVPGIVGECGGACSCATCHIFVDEPWASRLAPPGDMEDAMLEATVEPRSPASRLGCQIEIANEIDGLQVRLPNRQI